In one window of Nitrospirota bacterium DNA:
- a CDS encoding class I SAM-dependent methyltransferase — protein MKEESFDPLFFRQLKEAEETYFWFQVRRKWIYDRISKVIPPPAKILEVGCGTGNVSSFLAHKGYDVTGCEYYEEALVLGWPGFTKVRGDASSLPFQDGSFDIVGLFDVIEHIEDDTAPLKEAFRVLRQGGIAVVTVPARDELWSFVDKRAFHKRRYTKERLAGALHNADFVLNSNEYIFMMLYLPMKILRMRPVDVRSPFEINPAVNRILKGWFDMERRVSQMISLPIGTSLLAIAEKNDIMLRRG, from the coding sequence GTGAAGGAAGAGAGCTTTGACCCCTTATTTTTCAGGCAGCTGAAAGAGGCCGAGGAGACTTATTTCTGGTTCCAGGTGCGGCGGAAATGGATATATGACAGGATCAGTAAGGTTATTCCGCCGCCTGCAAAGATCCTAGAAGTTGGCTGCGGCACAGGGAATGTGAGCAGTTTTTTGGCGCATAAGGGCTATGATGTGACCGGCTGCGAATACTACGAAGAGGCTTTGGTTTTAGGGTGGCCAGGGTTCACGAAGGTGCGTGGAGACGCATCAAGTCTCCCTTTTCAGGACGGGAGCTTTGACATTGTCGGTCTTTTTGATGTGATTGAGCATATTGAAGATGATACTGCGCCATTAAAAGAGGCCTTCAGGGTATTAAGGCAGGGAGGGATAGCAGTGGTGACTGTTCCCGCACGTGATGAACTCTGGAGTTTTGTCGATAAGCGTGCATTTCACAAGAGACGTTATACCAAAGAGCGGCTGGCCGGTGCTCTTCACAATGCAGATTTTGTCCTTAACAGTAACGAATATATATTCATGATGCTCTATCTGCCGATGAAGATTCTCCGGATGAGGCCAGTGGATGTCCGTTCACCATTTGAGATTAACCCTGCGGTAAACAGGATATTGAAAGGCTGGTTTGATATGGAAAGACGTGTCTCCCAAATGATATCCTTACCCATAGGCACATCACTGCTTGCAATAGCAGAAAAGAATGACATAATGTTGAGACGAGGATGA
- a CDS encoding creatininase family protein gives MELSRTKDLRSIAYLPVGCIEQHGPFLPLETDSLIAQEISRAITAGLKDRYYGYVFPSLHYTPSQANANYCGTASVPDGSFRAYAQEVCSAIMQSPFDALVLIAGHAGTESSLREIAFWLVNGQYCSGEQKVRPVFVVSILEAAALIEEKFGQKSGRHADWREFLLLYHILGRGYFTGEKLQKMKAFHADNTFKISTSRIHGVPMEYRSTEGVLGEPLPSFSDEYEETSSVLWEFLIANLTQKVAGELDGFWTGPFAS, from the coding sequence ATGGAATTGTCCCGCACAAAGGATCTGCGATCGATCGCATATCTGCCGGTCGGCTGTATTGAACAGCATGGCCCTTTTCTCCCGCTGGAGACAGACTCACTGATAGCGCAGGAGATAAGCCGTGCAATTACTGCAGGGCTCAAAGACAGGTATTACGGATATGTTTTCCCCAGTCTTCATTATACCCCTTCACAGGCAAATGCAAATTATTGCGGCACGGCCTCAGTTCCTGATGGCAGTTTCCGTGCCTATGCTCAGGAGGTCTGCTCTGCGATCATGCAGTCGCCGTTTGATGCCCTTGTCCTGATTGCGGGACACGCGGGAACGGAATCTTCTCTGCGTGAAATAGCCTTCTGGCTGGTAAACGGACAGTACTGTTCAGGAGAACAAAAGGTGAGGCCGGTCTTCGTTGTCAGCATATTGGAGGCCGCGGCTCTCATAGAAGAGAAGTTCGGGCAGAAGTCAGGCCGCCATGCTGACTGGAGAGAATTTCTGCTTCTCTATCATATCCTCGGCAGGGGATATTTTACCGGGGAGAAGCTGCAGAAGATGAAGGCCTTTCATGCAGACAACACATTTAAAATCAGCACATCCCGCATCCATGGTGTTCCGATGGAATATCGTTCTACAGAGGGGGTGCTTGGTGAGCCGTTGCCGTCATTCAGCGACGAATATGAAGAAACGTCATCTGTGCTTTGGGAGTTTCTGATCGCAAATCTGACACAGAAGGTGGCAGGTGAACTTGACGGGTTTTGGACAGGCCCCTTTGCCTCCTGA
- a CDS encoding radical SAM protein — MKKPNLEAVKKTLKDNPFPIDIVVETISYCNLRCIMCPQPTLVRERGEMQIEVFKKIADEIAQESPSSNLWLALMGEALLVGDKLVEMISYAKAKGILNVHLNTNARFMDPAMSEKLILSGVDEIIVGLDAFTPETYDRVRVGGDFPETVRNIEYLLEVKKERKLAKPVVILQFIVMEENEHEEKQFREYWLGRGAVVKIRPKLGWGAGVEAKNLNLPDSARDFPCPWLNRTVSIHWSGRFAQCDADFEGNYSPGDIRTQTIKEVWLGELAKRRKRHWEGDFTHDLCKNCRDWQAGRSAFYYPEEHRKADACTTKKK; from the coding sequence ATGAAAAAGCCTAACTTGGAAGCAGTCAAAAAAACCCTGAAAGACAACCCGTTTCCGATAGATATCGTGGTCGAAACCATATCCTATTGCAACCTCCGCTGTATCATGTGCCCGCAGCCGACACTTGTCAGGGAGCGCGGAGAGATGCAGATAGAGGTTTTCAAAAAGATAGCTGATGAAATCGCACAGGAGAGCCCCTCCAGCAACCTCTGGCTTGCACTTATGGGGGAGGCCCTCCTTGTAGGAGACAAGCTTGTCGAGATGATAAGCTATGCAAAAGCCAAGGGGATACTGAATGTGCATCTGAACACAAATGCGCGCTTCATGGACCCTGCCATGTCCGAAAAGCTTATCTTGTCAGGGGTTGATGAGATCATCGTCGGCCTGGACGCCTTTACACCTGAAACATATGACAGGGTTCGCGTGGGGGGGGATTTCCCCGAAACTGTCAGGAACATCGAATATCTCCTTGAGGTCAAAAAGGAGAGAAAGCTTGCGAAGCCTGTTGTTATACTGCAGTTCATCGTCATGGAAGAAAATGAACATGAGGAGAAACAGTTCAGAGAGTATTGGCTTGGCAGGGGCGCTGTGGTGAAGATCAGACCGAAGTTGGGGTGGGGCGCAGGGGTAGAGGCAAAGAATTTGAACCTGCCTGACAGCGCAAGGGATTTCCCCTGCCCATGGCTGAACAGGACTGTATCTATCCATTGGTCCGGCAGGTTTGCCCAGTGCGATGCTGATTTTGAAGGGAACTACAGCCCTGGAGACATACGAACACAGACGATCAAGGAAGTCTGGCTTGGTGAGCTGGCCAAAAGGAGAAAGCGCCACTGGGAAGGTGATTTCACCCATGACCTCTGTAAAAACTGCAGGGATTGGCAGGCCGGACGTTCTGCGTTTTATTATCCTGAAGAGCACCGAAAGGCAGATGCATGTACAACAAAGAAGAAGTAA
- a CDS encoding glycosyltransferase family 2 protein: protein MKSIRKNDFAVLIPAYNEADRIADTIAGIREHCSAEIVVISDGSSDSTVEKVSETGSVVIALPFNLGYGAALQTGYQYALLHGYDFAIQMDADGQHDPAFIPGIIRKVQTGMADVAIGSRFLGEGVYNLSFTRKTGVLFFSSLASVLTRQKVTDPTSGFQALNRKAMEFYASEAYPVDFPDADVLIMLHRQGLRFVEVPVKMNPNTKKKTMHSGLVPVYYLFKMMLSIVVTLLRKYEFRRES from the coding sequence ATGAAATCAATAAGAAAAAATGATTTTGCTGTTTTGATACCGGCATACAATGAGGCGGACAGGATAGCCGATACTATTGCAGGAATCAGGGAGCATTGTTCGGCGGAGATCGTTGTCATCAGCGACGGCTCTTCAGACAGTACTGTGGAGAAAGTCAGTGAAACCGGTTCCGTAGTTATAGCACTGCCCTTTAACCTCGGATATGGTGCCGCGCTTCAGACAGGCTATCAGTATGCTTTGCTGCACGGGTACGATTTTGCGATTCAGATGGATGCTGATGGCCAGCATGACCCTGCTTTCATTCCGGGTATCATCAGAAAGGTGCAGACAGGCATGGCTGATGTTGCCATAGGATCACGGTTTCTCGGGGAAGGGGTCTATAATCTGTCCTTCACGAGAAAGACCGGCGTGCTGTTTTTCAGCAGTCTTGCATCGGTCTTAACTCGCCAGAAGGTTACTGATCCCACCTCAGGTTTTCAGGCATTAAACAGAAAAGCCATGGAATTTTATGCCAGTGAGGCCTATCCCGTCGATTTTCCGGATGCCGATGTGCTTATCATGCTGCACCGGCAGGGACTGAGATTTGTGGAGGTGCCGGTAAAGATGAACCCCAATACCAAGAAGAAGACCATGCACAGCGGCCTCGTGCCGGTTTATTATTTATTCAAGATGATGCTGTCCATTGTTGTGACCTTATTGAGGAAATATGAGTTCAGGAGAGAATCATGA
- a CDS encoding class I SAM-dependent methyltransferase — protein MYNKEEVRSANISLHSALVDKYKETEPHYRQENILRVGRILQDLQGKTGAESLLDIGCGMGFIIDIAKPYFRVIRGVDITPAMLEKVDTRSETADVKVQLAPSDNLPFADESFDVCTAYAVLHHLDALLPTFQEICRVLKKGGMFYSDLDPNYYFWKAVSQLPEDGVYSDFVRREIDAVIHKDQELEDLFHIDKGVLRAAEHLKHEEGGFREEDLRDILYKAGFSEVTIQYEWFLGEANVIHGEKSASADALRGYLRDALPLTRHLFKYLMVYARK, from the coding sequence ATGTACAACAAAGAAGAAGTAAGAAGCGCCAATATATCGCTCCACTCCGCCCTCGTCGACAAGTATAAGGAAACCGAGCCGCATTACCGGCAGGAAAATATCCTGCGTGTGGGCCGTATCCTTCAGGACCTTCAGGGGAAAACCGGGGCTGAGAGCCTCCTGGATATAGGCTGCGGAATGGGGTTCATAATCGATATCGCCAAACCTTATTTCAGGGTGATCAGGGGGGTTGATATTACCCCGGCAATGCTGGAAAAAGTCGACACACGCAGTGAAACTGCAGATGTGAAGGTGCAGTTGGCGCCTTCAGACAATCTTCCATTTGCAGATGAGTCTTTCGATGTCTGTACGGCCTATGCGGTCCTGCATCATCTCGATGCGTTGTTGCCCACCTTTCAGGAGATCTGCCGTGTCCTTAAAAAAGGCGGCATGTTCTACTCGGACCTGGATCCTAATTACTATTTCTGGAAAGCGGTCTCGCAGCTCCCTGAAGATGGGGTATATTCTGATTTTGTAAGGCGTGAAATCGATGCGGTAATCCATAAGGATCAGGAGCTGGAAGACCTTTTCCATATTGACAAGGGTGTATTGCGGGCAGCGGAACATCTTAAACATGAGGAAGGCGGTTTCCGTGAAGAAGACCTCAGGGACATTCTGTACAAGGCAGGATTCAGCGAAGTTACCATTCAGTATGAGTGGTTTTTGGGAGAGGCAAATGTGATCCACGGAGAAAAGTCTGCTTCTGCAGACGCGTTGCGAGGGTATCTCAGGGATGCGCTGCCGCTGACCAGGCATCTTTTTAAATATCTGATGGTATATGCCCGGAAGTGA
- a CDS encoding WbqC family protein — protein sequence MNLTGFGQAPLPPDSKGKRIAILQPGYIPWLGFFEQLSVCDIFVFLDDVQFTKNDWRNRNRIKTKEGIVWLTVPVVHKFGQKIMEVRIDSRSSWQRKHLQSFRLWYGRSRYFEEMAADVERIYSKAWHYLVDLDLELCLLLKDRFDIRSTVLRSSDLHVGSEDKNRRLIELCKATGCDHFYEGKSGQSYIDLELFRSHDITVEFQDYHHPYYDQLWMKEQGFISHLSAMDLLFNHGSDSAGILTGRKTVPHPEGVQIRHADMLLRTEGEKR from the coding sequence GTGAACTTGACGGGTTTTGGACAGGCCCCTTTGCCTCCTGACAGCAAGGGTAAAAGGATTGCCATACTTCAGCCCGGCTATATCCCCTGGCTGGGGTTCTTTGAGCAGCTGTCTGTATGTGATATTTTTGTCTTTCTCGATGATGTCCAGTTTACGAAGAACGACTGGAGAAATCGCAACCGCATCAAGACCAAGGAAGGCATAGTCTGGCTTACCGTACCTGTTGTTCACAAGTTCGGCCAGAAGATCATGGAAGTCAGGATTGACAGCCGTTCATCCTGGCAGCGGAAACATCTCCAATCCTTTAGGCTGTGGTATGGGAGGAGTAGGTATTTTGAGGAGATGGCCGCAGACGTTGAGCGGATTTATTCCAAAGCGTGGCACTATCTTGTCGATCTTGACTTGGAACTCTGCCTGCTGCTGAAAGACCGGTTCGACATCCGCAGCACAGTGCTCAGGTCTTCTGATCTGCATGTCGGGAGCGAGGATAAAAACCGTCGTCTGATCGAGCTCTGCAAAGCGACCGGCTGTGATCATTTCTATGAGGGCAAGTCAGGACAGTCCTATATAGACCTCGAACTTTTCCGCTCCCATGACATAACCGTCGAATTTCAGGACTATCACCATCCCTACTATGACCAGCTCTGGATGAAGGAGCAGGGTTTTATATCTCATCTTTCCGCAATGGACCTGCTTTTTAACCACGGGTCTGATTCTGCCGGCATTCTCACCGGACGCAAGACTGTCCCGCACCCGGAAGGTGTTCAGATCAGGCATGCGGACATGCTCTTAAGAACAGAGGGGGAGAAGCGGTGA
- a CDS encoding 6-bladed beta-propeller, which translates to MSRKTEWLTFVLFLTLSLIVSCAPTYQKPNIDMVWPLPPDEPRIRYVDTIRSTLDVGKKTGVADALFGEEKVDAMAKPYGVAVDKQGVIYVSDPGKVFLFDLKNKSYDFIGTEAGIGKLSFPVGMSFSEDGRLFVTDISQDRVFVYRGKKYAGVFGQKGELESPSGVAVDDKRGVLYVVDSKKHYVAVYSLKDSNLIRTIGSRGTAEGQFNYPSNITIDAEGKLYVVDTGNFRVQVFDAQGKFLRKIGQLGDLPGTLARPKGVAVDSEGHIYVVDTAFSNFQIFDQEGHILLSVGGPGDPPGKFWLPAGIAIDHDDKIYVVDQYPGVVQIFQYLGKKFDKSRETKEAGEKKKSP; encoded by the coding sequence GTGAGCAGAAAAACTGAGTGGTTGACCTTTGTTCTCTTCCTCACTCTTTCCCTCATTGTTTCCTGTGCACCGACCTATCAGAAGCCGAACATAGATATGGTCTGGCCCCTTCCTCCGGACGAACCGCGGATACGATATGTTGATACAATCCGGAGCACCCTTGATGTCGGCAAGAAAACCGGTGTTGCTGACGCGCTTTTTGGAGAGGAAAAGGTCGATGCGATGGCAAAGCCTTACGGTGTTGCTGTTGACAAGCAGGGGGTGATTTATGTTTCTGATCCGGGAAAGGTTTTTCTCTTTGATCTGAAAAATAAGTCTTATGATTTTATCGGCACAGAAGCCGGTATCGGAAAGTTATCGTTTCCTGTTGGCATGAGTTTCTCGGAAGACGGCAGACTTTTCGTGACCGATATTAGTCAGGACAGGGTTTTTGTATACAGGGGCAAGAAATATGCCGGCGTTTTCGGCCAGAAGGGTGAGCTTGAGAGCCCCAGCGGAGTTGCTGTTGATGATAAAAGAGGCGTCCTGTATGTTGTTGATTCAAAAAAACATTATGTAGCTGTCTATTCCCTGAAAGACAGTAACTTGATCAGAACAATCGGCAGCCGGGGGACGGCAGAGGGGCAGTTTAATTACCCTTCAAATATAACGATTGATGCTGAAGGAAAGTTGTATGTTGTGGACACCGGCAATTTCAGGGTTCAGGTTTTTGATGCCCAAGGCAAGTTTCTCAGGAAGATTGGGCAGCTTGGAGATTTGCCTGGTACCTTGGCACGGCCGAAGGGTGTGGCTGTTGATTCAGAGGGGCACATCTATGTTGTGGATACAGCATTTTCTAATTTCCAGATATTCGATCAGGAGGGGCATATTCTCCTCTCTGTTGGCGGCCCTGGAGATCCACCGGGAAAGTTCTGGCTTCCGGCTGGCATTGCGATTGATCATGATGATAAGATCTATGTTGTTGATCAGTATCCAGGAGTTGTACAGATATTTCAGTATCTTGGCAAGAAATTTGACAAGAGTCGGGAAACGAAGGAAGCGGGTGAGAAAAAGAAGTCGCCATAG
- a CDS encoding GNAT family N-acetyltransferase — protein sequence MLRVNSGKVILRGIAREDLDTLFEWMQDAELLRSINRTVKTSPDSHRAWYQSVLTDSSQLVLSIERNETGAFIGQCGLKHIDLKNRKAELWIFIGDRESRGKGYGGDAVRGLLWYAFEEIGLNRVSVYVISYNEDACRFYERLGFRLEGKFRQDIFMGGCFYDTVHLSVLKEEYGKSIE from the coding sequence GTGTTGAGGGTCAATAGCGGGAAAGTCATTTTACGGGGAATTGCCCGGGAAGACCTTGATACCTTATTTGAATGGATGCAAGACGCCGAGCTCCTCCGGTCGATCAACAGGACAGTAAAGACCTCTCCGGATTCCCACCGTGCGTGGTATCAGAGCGTTCTCACTGATAGCAGCCAGCTGGTCTTGTCAATTGAACGGAATGAAACTGGAGCGTTTATCGGACAATGCGGTCTGAAGCATATTGACCTTAAAAATCGCAAGGCTGAACTCTGGATCTTTATCGGTGACCGGGAAAGCCGTGGCAAGGGCTATGGCGGCGACGCTGTTCGGGGGCTTCTCTGGTATGCCTTTGAAGAAATAGGACTGAACCGTGTCTCAGTATATGTCATTTCATACAATGAGGATGCCTGTCGTTTTTATGAAAGGCTCGGGTTCCGGCTTGAGGGGAAGTTCAGGCAGGATATTTTTATGGGCGGCTGTTTCTACGATACTGTTCATCTGTCTGTTTTAAAAGAAGAATATGGAAAATCTATCGAGTAG
- a CDS encoding DUF2304 domain-containing protein, giving the protein MTTQLKILAAVIGVTLFLYIIELVRKKRLREEYAWFWMLTGLMIVVLSLWYSLLVFIGRLLGGILPSALLFFFGLLSLLLICLHLSIKLSTLTDQVKRLSQELALMRVNRGNP; this is encoded by the coding sequence ATGACAACACAACTGAAGATTCTGGCTGCTGTTATCGGCGTGACGCTTTTTCTCTACATCATAGAACTGGTGAGAAAGAAAAGGCTGAGAGAGGAGTATGCATGGTTCTGGATGCTGACCGGCCTGATGATCGTTGTCCTTTCGCTTTGGTACAGTCTGCTCGTCTTTATTGGCAGGCTTCTCGGCGGTATCCTGCCTTCAGCGCTGCTTTTTTTCTTCGGGCTGCTCTCTCTGTTACTCATCTGCCTTCATCTGTCCATTAAATTGTCAACGCTGACCGATCAGGTGAAAAGGCTTTCTCAGGAACTTGCACTTATGAGGGTAAACAGGGGGAATCCCTGA
- a CDS encoding DegT/DnrJ/EryC1/StrS family aminotransferase: MHNTIEFFRHNIEEADIDRANAVLRSVFLTTGQEVKEFEKDFSLYTGLNHTVGLTSCTAALHLSLLALDIGMGDEVITTPMSFCATANAILHAGAKPVFVDVERDTGNINAELIEKALTDRTKAIIPVHLYGQMCDMKKIRSIADKYKLVVIEDAAHAIEAERGDIRVGHLAEASCFSFYATKNITSGEGGAVCVSDQEKAETLCMLRSHGIDRSAADRYTKKYQHWDMPMLGWKYNMDNIHASLLIGQIRRIDERWESRDRIWRRYEEGLSGTVGIELLRTVPDSRHARHLFTILAAPDSRDDILLKLQGRGIGVAVNYRPIHLLSYYRKTFGYREGDFPVAEDIGARTISLPLYPKLREDEIQRVVESLREIVNG; encoded by the coding sequence ATGCATAATACCATTGAGTTTTTTCGCCATAACATTGAAGAGGCTGATATTGATCGTGCCAACGCAGTGCTGCGCTCTGTTTTTCTTACCACCGGGCAGGAAGTCAAGGAATTTGAAAAAGATTTTTCTCTCTATACCGGTTTGAATCATACGGTCGGGCTTACCAGCTGCACTGCCGCGCTTCACCTGAGCCTCTTGGCGCTGGATATTGGCATGGGAGATGAAGTCATAACGACACCGATGAGTTTTTGCGCCACAGCCAATGCAATTCTTCATGCAGGTGCTAAGCCGGTATTTGTTGATGTTGAAAGGGATACGGGCAATATCAATGCGGAACTTATTGAAAAAGCCTTAACCGACAGGACAAAAGCAATAATCCCTGTGCACCTTTACGGCCAGATGTGCGACATGAAGAAGATCCGATCGATTGCTGACAAATACAAACTTGTCGTGATTGAAGATGCGGCGCATGCAATTGAGGCAGAGCGGGGCGATATAAGGGTTGGTCATCTTGCTGAGGCCTCCTGCTTCAGTTTTTATGCCACAAAGAATATCACGTCCGGAGAGGGTGGCGCTGTCTGTGTGTCTGACCAGGAGAAGGCTGAAACACTTTGCATGCTGAGGTCTCATGGCATAGACCGGTCTGCAGCAGACCGCTATACAAAGAAGTACCAGCACTGGGATATGCCCATGCTCGGATGGAAATACAATATGGATAATATCCATGCCTCGCTTTTGATCGGGCAGATCCGGCGGATAGACGAACGCTGGGAGTCAAGAGATCGCATCTGGCGCAGGTATGAAGAAGGGCTTTCCGGAACAGTCGGCATCGAGCTTCTAAGAACAGTGCCAGACTCACGCCATGCACGTCATCTATTTACCATTCTCGCAGCACCGGATAGTCGGGATGACATTCTCCTGAAACTTCAGGGCCGTGGTATTGGTGTTGCCGTCAATTATCGTCCGATACATCTGCTTTCCTATTACCGGAAGACTTTTGGGTATAGGGAAGGAGACTTTCCTGTAGCCGAAGATATCGGGGCAAGGACAATATCATTGCCGCTTTATCCGAAACTCCGCGAGGATGAAATACAGCGCGTGGTTGAATCCCTTCGGGAAATAGTCAATGGCTGA
- a CDS encoding glycosyltransferase family 2 protein has product MADLKFSIVIPIYNEEENIPELYSRLTHALKELGSYEIIFVDDGSTDRSFPLLKEIAGNDRSVKLMKFSRNFGQHPAINAGFLQASGEYMVLMDADLQDDPADIKKLYDEIKEGYDIVFTQIENSETSLFKKFNSLIFHFIFARLSGANTPPNIGTFRMFTRKVLRSINRYHERRIVFGPLMAFVGFSRTYLKVRKNKRTKGVTNYSFLKLFQMAIDSLSTYTMVPLSFMIYSGFFIASMSFAIAMYFIVKKITLGIAVSGYASIIIAIFFLSGVILLSLGIVGDYIFRIYQEVLNRPRFLIDETLNIDDPQGEFDEKA; this is encoded by the coding sequence ATGGCTGATCTGAAATTTTCGATAGTCATTCCAATTTACAATGAAGAAGAGAATATCCCTGAACTGTATAGCAGGCTTACGCATGCACTGAAAGAACTCGGGAGTTATGAGATCATTTTTGTCGATGATGGAAGCACTGACCGTTCATTTCCATTATTGAAAGAAATCGCGGGAAACGACAGGAGTGTCAAATTAATGAAATTTTCCCGCAATTTTGGACAGCATCCTGCCATTAATGCCGGTTTTTTGCAGGCCTCGGGAGAATATATGGTACTTATGGATGCAGACCTTCAGGACGACCCTGCTGACATCAAGAAACTGTATGATGAGATCAAGGAAGGATATGATATCGTATTCACCCAGATTGAGAATTCTGAAACTTCTTTATTTAAGAAATTTAACTCTCTGATATTTCACTTTATTTTTGCCCGGTTGTCAGGGGCCAACACGCCGCCCAATATAGGGACGTTCAGGATGTTCACACGCAAGGTTCTCCGCAGCATTAACAGATATCATGAGAGGAGGATAGTTTTTGGTCCTCTCATGGCCTTCGTCGGGTTCTCAAGGACTTATCTGAAAGTCAGAAAGAACAAACGGACAAAAGGTGTGACTAACTATTCTTTCCTAAAACTTTTCCAGATGGCGATCGATTCGCTTTCAACCTATACGATGGTACCCCTGTCATTTATGATATATTCAGGTTTTTTTATCGCGAGCATGAGTTTTGCCATCGCGATGTATTTCATTGTCAAAAAAATAACATTGGGCATTGCAGTTTCAGGATATGCGAGCATTATTATTGCAATTTTTTTCCTGAGCGGGGTGATTTTATTATCGCTGGGAATCGTGGGGGATTATATTTTCCGCATATACCAGGAAGTGTTGAACAGACCGCGGTTTCTTATTGACGAGACCTTAAACATAGATGACCCGCAAGGAGAATTTGATGAAAAAGCCTAA
- a CDS encoding GDP-mannose 4,6-dehydratase: MKTMLVTGGAGFIGSNFVEFIFRKYPDYHLIVLDMLTYAGDIENIPSDIRNADRFEFWYGDINNLDLVSDLVARADIVVHFAAETHVARSLYSQRVFFVTDVLGTQSVANAVLKHAERIERFIHISTSEVYGTAEYEPMDELHPLNPTSPYAAAKAGADRLVYSYVLTHDIPGVIIRPFNNFGPRQHLEKVVPRFITSCILGEPLTIHGDGSASRDWVYAEDTARAIDLAIHAPLERVKGEVFNVGTGRDISVLEIARIISAEFGSKEHLDYIQERYGQVQKHISSTAKAEEVLGFRTSIVFEDGLAKAIRWYADNRQLWEKHLTMRKVPVKMKDGSVIWY; the protein is encoded by the coding sequence ATGAAAACCATGTTAGTGACAGGCGGCGCCGGTTTTATCGGCAGTAATTTCGTTGAGTTCATTTTCAGGAAATATCCTGATTATCATCTCATTGTTCTGGATATGCTTACCTATGCCGGTGACATTGAAAATATCCCTTCTGATATTCGCAATGCAGACCGGTTTGAGTTCTGGTATGGCGATATCAATAACCTTGATCTGGTCAGCGACCTGGTTGCACGGGCTGATATCGTTGTGCATTTTGCAGCAGAGACCCATGTGGCTCGCTCCCTCTATTCCCAGCGGGTCTTTTTTGTTACGGATGTACTCGGGACTCAGTCAGTGGCCAATGCTGTTCTGAAGCATGCAGAACGAATCGAGAGGTTTATCCACATATCCACTTCCGAAGTTTATGGCACAGCAGAATATGAGCCGATGGATGAGCTTCACCCTCTGAATCCGACCAGCCCCTATGCGGCCGCAAAGGCCGGCGCCGACCGGCTTGTCTATTCATATGTCCTGACTCATGATATCCCGGGGGTAATCATCCGGCCGTTCAATAATTTTGGCCCGAGGCAGCATCTGGAAAAGGTTGTGCCGCGGTTTATTACGAGCTGTATTCTCGGAGAACCGCTGACGATCCATGGGGATGGTTCTGCCTCGAGGGACTGGGTGTATGCGGAAGATACGGCCAGGGCGATAGATCTTGCTATCCATGCGCCGCTTGAAAGGGTCAAAGGTGAGGTTTTTAACGTGGGAACCGGGAGAGACATCTCGGTGCTCGAGATCGCAAGGATAATCTCCGCTGAATTCGGGTCAAAGGAACATCTTGATTATATTCAGGAGAGATATGGCCAGGTACAGAAACATATCTCTTCTACCGCAAAAGCCGAGGAGGTCCTTGGGTTCAGGACGAGCATTGTGTTTGAAGACGGGCTGGCAAAGGCGATCCGGTGGTATGCCGATAACAGGCAGCTTTGGGAAAAACACCTGACAATGCGAAAAGTCCCGGTAAAAATGAAAGATGGGTCAGTCATATGGTATTGA